One window of the Candidatus Saccharibacteria bacterium genome contains the following:
- a CDS encoding MFS transporter yields MQRKQTVSNAEKRALPIVALTLFLDVLGVGILIPVLPQLIYHMFEPAGYSFSTSLILLGWLTAIFPLMQFLATPILGQLSDRYGRRPVLAFSLLGTVIGYVLFALAIVTKNIPLLFAARALDGITGGNISVARAVIADITPPERRARNFGMIGAIFGIGFVFGPYIGARLASPGVDFFNLFTSPGWFGPATPFWFTAGLGIVNITLLLLLLPETHRHINKQAKLVWNKSLDNIRRAALDKRLRVIFSAEFLFWGGFTFFTTFFQILLIEKLGFKTNNIGDFFAYLGVCIAISQGVLVPFLSKRFLPHNIIRVAMFGMSLALLGQVLPENTAQLLLIAPFIALFNGQFIANTSALVSLTAGPKRQGEVLGIEASVQALAQAIPAVIGGYVATMGVNVPVLVAAALVFAGAVVFNVFYRIPKDVLQAESGQGGSVN; encoded by the coding sequence ATGCAGAGAAAACAAACGGTATCTAACGCAGAAAAACGGGCATTGCCTATTGTGGCCCTGACATTATTTCTAGACGTCCTGGGTGTGGGCATACTTATTCCGGTACTGCCCCAGCTTATTTACCACATGTTTGAACCGGCGGGCTATAGCTTTTCCACTTCCTTAATTTTGCTTGGCTGGCTTACGGCAATCTTTCCACTCATGCAGTTTCTGGCAACTCCTATACTTGGCCAGCTTTCTGATAGGTATGGGCGTCGACCAGTTTTGGCGTTTAGTCTGCTCGGAACAGTTATTGGGTATGTGCTGTTTGCGCTTGCGATTGTAACAAAAAACATTCCGCTCTTGTTCGCTGCCAGGGCACTCGATGGCATAACGGGCGGTAACATAAGTGTGGCGCGCGCTGTCATAGCCGATATAACGCCGCCGGAGCGTCGAGCGCGGAATTTCGGCATGATAGGGGCAATCTTTGGTATTGGCTTTGTATTTGGCCCCTATATTGGCGCACGGCTTGCTTCACCCGGGGTTGATTTTTTCAATCTGTTTACTTCACCGGGATGGTTCGGGCCGGCGACGCCATTTTGGTTTACGGCTGGACTGGGTATTGTGAATATAACGCTACTACTCTTGCTGTTACCTGAGACACATCGTCACATAAACAAACAGGCAAAATTAGTCTGGAACAAGTCGCTGGACAACATTCGCCGCGCCGCGCTTGACAAGCGTCTTCGGGTTATTTTTAGTGCCGAATTTCTCTTTTGGGGTGGTTTTACGTTTTTCACCACATTCTTTCAAATACTGCTCATCGAGAAACTTGGGTTCAAGACAAATAACATTGGTGACTTCTTTGCCTATTTGGGGGTATGTATTGCCATAAGCCAGGGGGTACTCGTACCTTTCCTGAGCAAACGGTTTTTGCCGCACAACATCATTCGCGTAGCGATGTTCGGAATGTCTCTAGCCCTGCTGGGGCAGGTACTCCCAGAGAATACGGCACAGCTTCTTTTAATAGCGCCGTTTATTGCGCTTTTTAACGGGCAGTTTATAGCGAACACTTCGGCACTAGTGAGCCTGACTGCTGGGCCGAAGCGGCAGGGTGAAGTGCTCGGCATTGAGGCTAGCGTGCAGGCACTTGCGCAGGCAATTCCAGCCGTTATTGGTGGATACGTCGCAACCATGGGCGTGAACGTGCCCGTTCTTGTCGCGGCGGCATTGGTATTTGCTGGCGCAGTTGTGTTTAACGTGTTCTACCGCATACCGAAAGATGTACTGCAGGCCGAGTCAGGCCAGGGTGGTTCAGTCAACTAA
- a CDS encoding IS1595 family transposase, whose protein sequence is MSKLPKFSSNKKYWMYLNRLVFGQRCHCPRCDEVLQEKYVRGYLWCAVCRHKYRATAWQGSWLYGMKLKPKQLFVLLWCWQQKKGPEVATLLAQVSYTTVARWYERFRTQIPDTAPLLTHLVQVDESYFGKLKSKQPQRIVVGAIEPHTRKLALRITDSRGKEALERFVQDYVVHGSLVISDKWWAYEELPLLGYLHESRNHSKGDYASTNQGENIWSISKRHARKLYGGRILTRRLEALCREWMARHNQPWLFENPTNFLQATLVPC, encoded by the coding sequence ATGTCTAAGCTACCAAAGTTTTCCAGTAATAAGAAGTACTGGATGTACCTTAACAGGTTAGTATTTGGTCAGCGGTGTCACTGTCCGCGCTGCGACGAGGTGCTACAGGAGAAGTATGTCCGCGGTTATCTGTGGTGCGCTGTTTGTCGCCACAAGTACCGGGCAACTGCCTGGCAGGGCTCCTGGCTGTATGGCATGAAGCTGAAGCCAAAACAACTGTTCGTCTTGCTCTGGTGCTGGCAACAGAAGAAAGGTCCGGAAGTAGCAACCCTCCTCGCGCAGGTGAGCTATACGACCGTCGCCCGCTGGTACGAACGGTTCCGGACGCAAATTCCGGACACAGCACCGCTTCTTACGCACCTTGTCCAGGTAGACGAGAGTTACTTTGGAAAACTGAAGAGCAAACAGCCGCAGCGCATCGTGGTCGGCGCAATCGAGCCTCATACTCGGAAACTTGCCCTCAGGATTACCGATAGCCGTGGCAAAGAAGCCTTAGAGCGGTTCGTCCAAGATTACGTCGTACACGGTAGTTTAGTCATCAGCGATAAATGGTGGGCATACGAAGAGCTGCCGCTCCTGGGCTATCTGCACGAGAGCCGTAACCACAGCAAAGGTGACTATGCCAGTACGAACCAAGGAGAGAATATCTGGAGCATCAGCAAACGACATGCCAGAAAGCTGTACGGCGGTAGGATACTGACACGACGTCTTGAAGCTCTGTGTCGGGAATGGATGGCGAGACACAACCAACCGTGGCTCTTTGAAAACCCAACGAACTTCTTACAGGCTACGCTTGTTCCATGTTAG
- a CDS encoding transposase family protein, translating into MQIDTKAAPVRPDEDKRRSRRQQFTAIDIVSKIRYLAVKDGLSNSNSIAFVREALAFYESIGITVECVQTDNHSTFTNLSTGGNKKRDHELRRIHPFTQYLLDRGIEHKLSRPGTPQHNGFVERSHRTDEEEFYHVTKTTELDVVAFNEAMKLWQNEYNRVRRHSSCNNLPPMEHYEAVWKGTVTHV; encoded by the coding sequence GTGCAGATTGACACTAAGGCTGCACCGGTTCGTCCGGACGAAGATAAACGACGGAGTCGGAGACAGCAGTTTACAGCGATAGACATTGTCAGCAAGATCCGGTACCTGGCGGTCAAGGATGGCTTGTCGAATAGCAACTCAATCGCCTTTGTGCGTGAAGCCCTGGCGTTCTACGAATCGATTGGTATTACGGTGGAATGTGTCCAGACAGATAACCACTCCACGTTCACCAATTTGTCTACTGGCGGTAACAAAAAGCGTGACCATGAGCTCAGACGTATCCACCCGTTCACGCAGTACCTGCTCGACCGGGGCATCGAGCACAAGCTATCCCGACCGGGTACACCCCAACATAATGGTTTTGTCGAGCGGAGCCATCGGACAGACGAAGAAGAGTTTTACCACGTCACCAAAACGACCGAGCTTGATGTCGTCGCGTTCAACGAAGCAATGAAACTATGGCAGAACGAATACAATCGCGTGAGACGGCATAGCAGCTGCAATAACCTGCCGCCAATGGAGCACTATGAAGCGGTATGGAAAGGAACAGTAACTCATGTCTAA
- a CDS encoding DUF2267 domain-containing protein, which translates to MKYHSLIKKIKHMANAHDEVSQDALELVVENVAVHLTDHTRRGFAAKLPEELRAAALMVPTASTLDDDIIEQFMDIDDVDERSARDYVRAAWQAITELFDRESVEDITAELPRKMVAVLQ; encoded by the coding sequence ATGAAATATCACTCTCTCATAAAAAAGATAAAACACATGGCAAACGCGCATGACGAAGTCTCGCAAGATGCGCTTGAGCTTGTGGTAGAGAACGTGGCTGTTCACCTCACCGACCACACGCGCCGAGGTTTTGCTGCAAAACTCCCAGAGGAGCTTCGTGCGGCAGCACTCATGGTGCCCACGGCCAGCACGCTTGACGACGATATTATTGAACAGTTTATGGATATAGATGATGTTGATGAGCGCAGCGCTCGCGACTACGTGCGAGCCGCTTGGCAGGCCATAACCGAACTATTTGACCGTGAGTCTGTAGAAGATATCACCGCTGAACTACCGCGAAAAATGGTTGCCGTACTGCAGTAG
- a CDS encoding alpha/beta hydrolase: MQVVVQDIVTQYKRHGKGKVILLLHGWGDTGASWDSTAQSLAAQYDVVVPDLPGFGGTSQPKEAWSLSEYAVFVRDFLHKLGLSPYAIIGHSNGGAIAVRGIGQGHFTAEKLVLLASAGVRSPRASYGLNVIAKVGKIVASPLPRRVRSRLRTKLYAKAGSDLLVAEHMQETFKRIVRDDVRADAAYISTPTLLVYGDRDEQTPLSIAQQLEQAIEGSRLQVIPHAGHFLYVDAPEETLQLVQDFLHA; encoded by the coding sequence ATGCAGGTTGTCGTACAGGATATTGTGACGCAATACAAACGCCACGGAAAAGGTAAGGTAATTCTCTTACTCCATGGCTGGGGAGATACAGGGGCTAGCTGGGATAGCACAGCTCAGTCACTCGCTGCGCAGTACGATGTCGTCGTACCTGACCTTCCGGGTTTTGGGGGGACCAGCCAGCCCAAAGAAGCTTGGAGCCTGAGTGAGTATGCCGTTTTTGTGCGAGATTTTTTACACAAACTCGGACTTTCGCCGTACGCAATAATTGGCCACTCCAACGGTGGGGCGATTGCGGTTCGAGGAATTGGCCAGGGTCATTTTACCGCTGAAAAGCTTGTGCTGCTCGCGAGTGCAGGCGTGCGGAGCCCTCGCGCTAGCTATGGCTTGAACGTGATTGCCAAGGTGGGAAAAATAGTTGCATCACCGCTTCCTCGCCGCGTTCGCAGCAGACTGCGCACGAAATTGTATGCCAAGGCGGGTTCTGACCTACTGGTCGCAGAGCATATGCAGGAAACCTTTAAACGAATTGTTCGTGACGATGTCAGAGCTGACGCCGCATACATAAGCACGCCAACCTTGCTCGTGTATGGTGACCGCGACGAACAGACACCGCTATCAATTGCTCAACAGCTAGAGCAGGCCATAGAAGGCTCTCGGTTGCAGGTTATCCCACATGCCGGGCATTTTCTGTATGTCGATGCGCCTGAGGAAACACTTCAGTTGGTTCAGGATTTCCTTCATGCATAA
- a CDS encoding D-alanine--D-alanine ligase, protein MKTVAVFFGGQSAEHDVSIITALTSVIAPLELAKNYTVIPVYIAKDGRWYVHEKLKDIATYQNGAVQDKLSRVKSTGVICGNGMKLLIPSGFGKRKEITVDIAFPAMHGTHGEDGELMGMFELAGIPYVGCGVAASAVAMDKVLAKKVASAEGILTPRGIYTDSVLITKNPAATKTMCKGLHYPLFVKPAHLGSSIGVSRVKNEKELTNALEVAAHYDPTVIVEEAVPNLVEVTLPIMGPHANPQPAVLEQPLTRNEDFFDFERKYMHGGKKGGKLGTKAGGKPSVKGSQGYSHIPANLPKDLFDAAVQTGLGVYRALGCDGIARVDMLVDTKAKKVYFNEVNPLPGSLYAHNWQQAGVSRVELVEKLITFALARHAEKATHTTTFTTNFLKQF, encoded by the coding sequence ATGAAAACAGTCGCAGTCTTTTTCGGAGGCCAATCGGCCGAACACGATGTATCTATTATTACCGCCCTCACAAGCGTAATTGCGCCGCTGGAGTTGGCTAAAAACTATACGGTCATTCCAGTTTATATCGCCAAAGACGGGCGCTGGTATGTGCATGAAAAGTTAAAAGATATAGCTACCTACCAGAACGGAGCCGTACAGGACAAACTATCCCGGGTGAAATCTACAGGGGTAATTTGTGGCAATGGGATGAAACTGCTCATCCCGAGCGGTTTCGGGAAACGCAAAGAAATTACCGTCGACATTGCATTTCCCGCCATGCACGGTACCCATGGCGAAGACGGCGAACTTATGGGGATGTTTGAGCTTGCAGGCATACCATATGTTGGTTGCGGTGTGGCGGCCAGTGCGGTTGCCATGGATAAAGTGCTTGCCAAAAAGGTTGCAAGCGCCGAGGGCATATTGACCCCTAGGGGCATATATACCGACTCGGTGCTCATTACGAAAAATCCTGCTGCCACGAAGACCATGTGCAAAGGACTCCATTATCCATTGTTTGTGAAGCCAGCGCATCTTGGTTCGAGCATTGGCGTCAGCCGGGTCAAGAATGAAAAAGAACTGACAAATGCGCTCGAGGTTGCGGCGCACTATGACCCAACAGTCATTGTCGAAGAAGCGGTGCCCAACTTGGTTGAGGTGACGCTACCCATTATGGGGCCGCATGCCAATCCGCAGCCTGCTGTGCTTGAACAGCCGCTCACTCGCAACGAAGATTTCTTTGATTTTGAGCGCAAGTATATGCACGGTGGCAAAAAAGGCGGCAAACTTGGCACGAAAGCTGGCGGGAAGCCCAGCGTAAAAGGCTCGCAGGGCTATAGCCACATTCCTGCAAACCTGCCAAAAGACTTGTTCGACGCTGCTGTACAAACAGGCCTAGGGGTGTACCGAGCACTTGGCTGCGACGGTATTGCCCGTGTCGATATGCTAGTCGATACCAAGGCTAAAAAAGTCTATTTCAACGAAGTAAATCCGCTCCCTGGCAGTCTCTATGCTCACAACTGGCAGCAGGCCGGCGTTAGTCGGGTTGAGCTGGTAGAAAAACTGATTACGTTTGCGCTTGCTCGACACGCAGAAAAGGCCACGCACACCACCACATTCACTACGAATTTCCTAAAACAGTTCTAA
- a CDS encoding leucine--tRNA ligase: protein MKRYNPKEIEPKWQSEWDKEQVYKADLNSTKPKYIAMSMFNYPSGAGIHIGHAMNYTISDVMARFKRQQGFESYHPVGWDAFGLPAENYAIKAGVSPQQSMAKIIPSYHTQYKAMGWSNDWSKEINTHLPEYYRWTQWIFWKMYEQGMAYQDARMQWWCTRCQTVLANEQVLDGKCWRHDAADDPDVQKREVKQWFFRITDYADELLQATHDLDWSDVVKTAQVNWIGKSEGANVRFVVEGHGAKDEFVEVFTTAHDTIFGTTFMVLAPEHPLVAHYGQLADNAVDIEEYIAGVNRKSELERLADKTKSGVPIEGLYAINPLNGAKIPIWTADYVLMGYGTGAVMGVPGEDERDNEFAKKFGLPIIYTTKQQEFISYTDEIKPNRKKYFLANSGEFDGMDFEVGRQAMLDALVAKGAGEAVTQYKIRDWSVSRQRYWGAPIPIVHCPVDGIVPVPESELPVVLPELEDFAPSGDGRSALARASEWLNTSCPKCGGPAERETDTLDTYICSSWYELRYFDPANSNAPFDSALANKWMPIDFYNGGDHATAHLIYVRFIARFFHKLGMLADPEPFKRFLFNGKVTASDGTMFSKSKGNGVDPLEIIAQGYGADALRTYLMFAAPLDLWVRWDPQGVPGTYRFLNRVWNLVQEYLEQSAEGKEQSSPAVQTKPDTQSRTPQSLAVLRAIHQAIQKVTADLEAQRYNTAIAAMMEVTNTLYALKAKDGFANQNAWNFALKSLVALVAPFAPHIADELWHDLGRTTSVQRGSWPVLDEQYLVKDTVTLAVQVNGKLRGTVEVAANADEATSVETAKRDEKVAGYLEDKEIIKIIYVPKKLISFVVR from the coding sequence ATGAAACGCTACAATCCGAAAGAAATCGAACCAAAGTGGCAAAGTGAGTGGGACAAAGAGCAGGTCTACAAAGCCGACCTAAACTCCACGAAGCCCAAATACATCGCAATGAGCATGTTCAACTACCCCAGCGGGGCGGGTATACACATTGGCCATGCCATGAACTACACCATCAGCGACGTCATGGCCCGGTTCAAGCGCCAGCAGGGCTTTGAAAGCTACCACCCCGTAGGTTGGGATGCATTTGGCCTTCCTGCCGAAAACTATGCCATTAAAGCTGGTGTGTCGCCGCAGCAGAGTATGGCGAAGATTATCCCAAGCTACCACACCCAGTACAAAGCCATGGGCTGGAGTAACGACTGGAGCAAAGAAATCAACACGCACCTGCCGGAATATTACCGCTGGACGCAGTGGATTTTCTGGAAGATGTACGAGCAGGGCATGGCGTACCAAGATGCTCGCATGCAGTGGTGGTGCACCAGGTGCCAAACGGTGCTGGCAAACGAACAGGTCTTGGACGGCAAATGCTGGCGGCACGACGCAGCCGATGACCCAGATGTGCAAAAACGCGAAGTAAAACAGTGGTTTTTCCGCATAACCGACTATGCCGATGAACTGCTTCAGGCCACCCACGACCTCGACTGGTCAGACGTGGTCAAAACCGCCCAGGTAAACTGGATAGGTAAAAGCGAAGGCGCGAACGTCCGGTTTGTGGTAGAGGGCCATGGGGCCAAAGATGAGTTTGTCGAGGTATTCACAACGGCTCATGATACGATATTTGGCACTACATTTATGGTACTGGCACCGGAGCACCCACTGGTAGCACATTACGGACAGCTTGCAGATAACGCAGTGGACATAGAGGAATACATTGCGGGAGTCAATCGCAAGTCCGAACTTGAGCGTTTGGCAGATAAGACCAAATCTGGCGTACCTATCGAAGGTCTGTATGCGATAAATCCTCTAAATGGAGCAAAGATTCCTATCTGGACCGCTGACTATGTGCTTATGGGCTATGGAACTGGTGCCGTTATGGGTGTACCAGGCGAAGACGAGCGAGATAATGAGTTTGCGAAGAAATTTGGTCTCCCCATTATCTATACAACAAAACAACAGGAATTTATCTCTTATACAGACGAGATTAAGCCAAATCGCAAAAAATACTTCTTGGCTAACTCTGGCGAATTCGATGGCATGGATTTTGAGGTTGGCCGTCAAGCAATGCTCGATGCACTTGTGGCGAAGGGAGCCGGAGAAGCGGTAACACAGTATAAAATCCGTGATTGGTCTGTGAGTCGGCAGCGGTACTGGGGTGCGCCTATACCCATTGTGCATTGTCCGGTGGATGGCATTGTACCAGTGCCAGAGAGTGAGCTGCCGGTTGTACTACCCGAGCTGGAAGATTTTGCGCCGAGTGGCGATGGCCGCAGTGCGCTTGCCCGCGCTAGCGAATGGCTCAACACATCGTGCCCCAAATGCGGCGGCCCGGCCGAGCGCGAAACAGACACGCTCGACACCTACATTTGCAGTAGCTGGTATGAGCTGCGCTATTTTGACCCCGCAAATAGTAACGCGCCATTCGACTCTGCATTGGCCAACAAATGGATGCCCATAGACTTTTACAACGGTGGCGACCACGCCACGGCACACCTCATATATGTGCGTTTTATTGCCCGCTTTTTCCATAAACTCGGCATGCTGGCCGACCCAGAACCGTTCAAACGCTTTCTGTTCAACGGTAAGGTTACAGCCAGTGACGGCACCATGTTTAGTAAAAGCAAAGGTAACGGTGTTGACCCGCTCGAAATTATTGCTCAGGGCTACGGTGCCGACGCGCTGCGCACGTATCTCATGTTTGCCGCGCCGCTTGACCTCTGGGTACGCTGGGACCCACAGGGTGTGCCAGGAACCTACCGCTTTTTAAACCGCGTGTGGAATCTTGTGCAGGAATACCTAGAGCAAAGCGCAGAGGGCAAAGAGCAAAGTTCGCCTGCTGTTCAAACAAAGCCCGATACCCAAAGCCGCACACCCCAGTCATTGGCCGTTTTGCGCGCCATTCATCAGGCTATCCAAAAGGTGACGGCCGACCTAGAGGCGCAGCGCTACAACACTGCAATTGCCGCCATGATGGAAGTTACGAATACGCTTTACGCGCTCAAAGCCAAAGACGGCTTCGCGAACCAGAATGCATGGAATTTTGCGCTCAAAAGCTTAGTTGCGCTCGTAGCGCCCTTTGCCCCGCATATTGCCGACGAGCTCTGGCATGACCTTGGGCGGACCACAAGTGTGCAGCGGGGTAGCTGGCCCGTACTTGACGAGCAGTATTTGGTAAAAGATACCGTTACGCTAGCTGTGCAGGTAAATGGCAAACTACGCGGCACCGTAGAGGTTGCGGCAAATGCCGATGAAGCCACCTCTGTAGAAACCGCCAAACGAGACGAAAAAGTCGCTGGCTACCTTGAGGACAAAGAAATCATAAAAATCATCTACGTCCCCAAAAAACTTATTAGTTTTGTTGTGAGATAA
- the nusB gene encoding transcription antitermination factor NusB, which translates to MASNRHLGRIVALQTLYELDFRREAGDTTFDLGLVLKRNIARYESTVDDVFFIEELVKGVEKYEKELDDELRPLAPEWPLEQIARMDRVVLRMGLYELHHEPDVPPKVVINEAVELAKAFGGDNSSKFINGVLGTALKNKSGANEVKPTEEKASSQTKTAAKSAKKSPTAKKPTKKAA; encoded by the coding sequence ATGGCTTCAAACCGCCACCTCGGTCGTATCGTTGCGCTGCAAACGCTCTATGAGCTAGATTTTCGCCGCGAAGCAGGCGACACAACCTTTGACCTCGGCTTAGTGCTAAAACGCAATATTGCACGGTACGAATCTACGGTAGACGACGTATTTTTCATAGAAGAACTGGTAAAAGGTGTCGAGAAGTACGAAAAAGAACTCGACGACGAACTCCGGCCGCTTGCGCCAGAGTGGCCACTAGAACAAATTGCTCGTATGGACAGAGTGGTCTTGCGTATGGGACTGTACGAACTGCACCACGAGCCAGACGTCCCGCCAAAAGTGGTTATAAATGAAGCCGTTGAACTCGCCAAGGCCTTTGGTGGAGACAATAGTAGCAAGTTTATTAACGGCGTACTGGGTACGGCCCTGAAAAACAAGTCTGGCGCAAATGAAGTAAAACCCACAGAGGAGAAGGCTTCATCCCAGACGAAAACGGCCGCAAAGTCGGCAAAGAAATCACCCACAGCAAAAAAACCTACAAAGAAGGCGGCTTAA
- a CDS encoding NUDIX domain-containing protein → MGEAKRKRLAAMEGIKKPIEGFRKFVTRRPVIEEVVRETTSGGIVFRHNEKTSGVEILLIKDAKNRWTIPKGHVEEGEEPKATAEREIREETGLQEMRVMQWLGKVNFRYRRNHTLVLMTMHIYLVEGLGNTNRLHPEDWLSDIQWLPATEAVDAIAYEDIGKLMLAGMKKVRERRAN, encoded by the coding sequence ATGGGTGAAGCAAAGCGCAAACGACTCGCTGCTATGGAGGGCATAAAAAAACCCATTGAGGGCTTTCGCAAGTTTGTAACGCGCCGCCCCGTTATAGAAGAGGTGGTGCGCGAAACAACATCTGGCGGCATAGTATTTAGGCACAACGAAAAGACGAGTGGCGTAGAAATACTGCTTATTAAAGATGCAAAAAACCGATGGACTATCCCCAAAGGTCACGTAGAAGAAGGCGAAGAGCCAAAAGCGACCGCCGAACGCGAGATTCGTGAGGAAACTGGCCTGCAAGAAATGCGGGTTATGCAGTGGTTAGGAAAAGTGAATTTTCGCTATAGGCGGAACCACACACTCGTGCTTATGACTATGCACATCTACTTGGTGGAAGGGCTCGGTAATACAAACCGCCTGCACCCAGAAGATTGGCTGAGTGATATTCAATGGCTGCCCGCCACCGAAGCGGTGGATGCAATTGCCTATGAGGACATCGGCAAGCTTATGCTGGCTGGTATGAAAAAAGTAAGGGAAAGGAGAGCAAACTAG
- the rnc gene encoding ribonuclease III, with translation MDTTQYQDFAKKYLGGAFTRLEVLITAFTHRSYLNEHKKSASEHNERLEFLGDAVLELVVTEFLYTNYPDPEGILTNWRSSLVRTESISAAGARLGVESLLRLSRGEKNGTERARAQILANAFEAIIGALYLERGYDACKVFITENILSTFDDILKTGSWMDPKSRLQEIVQGQVGATPSYRVLSEEGPDHEKEFTVGVYVDDKLIGKGSGPSKQAAQVSAATTALKKYV, from the coding sequence ATGGACACGACACAGTATCAAGATTTTGCCAAGAAGTATTTGGGCGGCGCGTTTACGCGGCTAGAGGTACTTATAACGGCGTTTACGCACCGTTCGTACCTAAACGAACACAAAAAATCGGCCAGCGAACACAATGAACGCCTGGAGTTTCTGGGTGATGCTGTGCTTGAGCTGGTAGTCACAGAATTTCTCTACACCAACTACCCAGACCCAGAGGGAATTTTGACCAACTGGCGGAGTTCGCTGGTGCGCACGGAAAGTATTAGTGCGGCTGGAGCACGCCTTGGTGTTGAGTCGCTACTGCGCTTGAGCCGCGGCGAAAAGAATGGCACAGAACGGGCGCGGGCGCAGATACTGGCAAATGCGTTCGAAGCTATCATCGGCGCGCTGTACCTAGAGCGCGGCTACGATGCCTGCAAGGTCTTTATAACCGAAAACATTCTCAGTACGTTCGATGACATCTTGAAAACTGGCTCCTGGATGGACCCGAAATCGCGCCTGCAAGAGATTGTACAGGGGCAGGTAGGGGCGACACCGTCGTACCGCGTGCTCAGCGAGGAAGGCCCCGACCACGAAAAAGAGTTTACCGTAGGTGTCTATGTAGACGACAAACTCATCGGCAAAGGCAGTGGCCCCAGCAAACAAGCCGCCCAGGTCTCTGCCGCCACTACAGCATTGAAAAAGTATGTTTGA
- the rpsP gene encoding 30S ribosomal protein S16, whose amino-acid sequence MLVIRLQRTGRKGHAQFRVVVQDSRRTPTSGKIVAQVGTYDPHTKTLNLDKERAQHYLDHGAQPSDRVALILKKEGVKLPSWVKLPAKQEGKLRNPEKLRRNRPEEPKEEPAAEEAPAEEPAEAAEASPEAETTGAAAE is encoded by the coding sequence ATGTTAGTTATTCGTTTGCAACGCACTGGCCGCAAAGGTCATGCACAATTCCGCGTCGTCGTTCAGGACAGTCGCCGGACCCCCACGAGTGGCAAGATTGTCGCCCAAGTAGGCACATACGACCCACATACAAAAACACTTAACCTCGACAAAGAGCGGGCGCAGCACTACCTCGACCACGGTGCACAGCCAAGCGACCGCGTGGCGCTTATTCTCAAAAAAGAAGGGGTGAAGCTACCATCATGGGTAAAGCTTCCGGCAAAACAAGAAGGCAAGCTCCGTAACCCAGAGAAACTACGCCGCAACCGCCCAGAAGAACCAAAAGAAGAACCTGCAGCAGAGGAAGCTCCCGCAGAAGAACCTGCAGAGGCAGCGGAGGCTTCACCAGAGGCAGAAACCACTGGAGCAGCTGCCGAGTAA
- a CDS encoding KH domain-containing protein translates to MDEQFVEYVVKSLVGKPEAVSIKRSVDEKGVLLELTVDAEDLGRVIGKRGATAQSIRTLLRALGTKQEARYNLKIVDVDRLDENGNPLPRPERDDRPVRDDSQSVASSDSASDDTAQASSAAVASDDDDDAFDVPAEKKESDTVARTRAELADLDDLDI, encoded by the coding sequence ATAGATGAACAATTTGTCGAGTACGTCGTCAAATCACTCGTAGGTAAGCCAGAGGCAGTCAGCATAAAGCGCAGCGTAGACGAAAAGGGCGTACTACTCGAGCTCACGGTGGACGCAGAAGACCTTGGGCGGGTGATTGGTAAGCGTGGCGCAACCGCTCAGAGTATTCGCACGCTCTTGCGTGCGCTCGGCACGAAGCAAGAAGCCCGATACAACCTAAAAATTGTCGACGTTGACCGTTTGGATGAAAATGGTAATCCGCTGCCTCGCCCAGAACGCGATGACCGCCCCGTCCGGGATGACTCACAGTCAGTTGCCAGCAGTGACAGCGCCAGCGACGATACAGCCCAGGCATCTTCCGCTGCAGTGGCGAGTGACGATGACGACGATGCCTTTGATGTGCCAGCCGAAAAGAAAGAAAGCGACACCGTTGCTCGAACTCGCGCAGAGTTAGCCGACCTCGACGACCTCGATATCTAG